A window of the Tursiops truncatus isolate mTurTru1 chromosome 14, mTurTru1.mat.Y, whole genome shotgun sequence genome harbors these coding sequences:
- the CALM2 gene encoding calmodulin-2 — MADQLTEEQIAEFKEAFSLFDKDGDGTITTKELGTVMRSLGQNPTEAELQDMINEVDADGNGTIDFPEFLTMMARKMKDTDSEEEIREAFRVFDKDGNGYISAAELRHVMTNLGEKLTDEEVDEMIREADIDGDGQVNYEEFVQMMTAK, encoded by the exons ATG GCTGACCAGCTGACTGAAGAGCAGATTGCAG AATTCAAAGAAGCTTTTTCACTATTTGACAAGGATGGTGATGGAACTATAACAACAAAGGAGTTGGGAACTGTAATGAGGTCTCTTGGGCAGAATCCCACAGAAGCAGAGTTACAGGACATGATTAATGAGGTGGATGCTGATG GTAACGGCACAATTGACTTCCCGGAATTTCTGACAATGAtggcaagaaaaatgaaagacacaGACAGTGAAGAAGAAATTAGAGAAGCATTCCGTGTGTTTGATAAG GATGGTAATGGCTATATTAGTGCAGCAGAGCTCCGCCATGTGATGACAAACCTTGGAGAGAAGTTAACAGATGAAGAGGTTGATGAAATGATCAGGGAAGCAGATATCGATGGTGATGGTCAAGTAAACTATGAAG AGTTTGTACAAATGATGACAGCAAAGTGA